The following are encoded in a window of Paenibacillaceae bacterium GAS479 genomic DNA:
- a CDS encoding Helix-turn-helix, with protein sequence MSSSTSDSGWSGIGSQLRKQRQLLGWTQRQLANRLGLAKSTVSQYENDINEPDYAMLLQLCRLFGVSTDYLLGLDGPDAGVPVNEAVSSVGAGPNDVTAVDAAAINSAAGLSARAADASASATGTASSASLTSPASLTSPASLTSPASPASSASSTGLASPASLTSPASPASLTSPASPASLTSPASPANPGLPAATAPTDAHASFSEANPLILDNLTADEQQFLVASLEAYRQAQRLKL encoded by the coding sequence GTGAGTTCATCTACATCTGATTCCGGTTGGTCCGGCATCGGTTCTCAGCTGCGCAAACAGCGACAGCTACTCGGCTGGACGCAGCGACAGCTTGCGAATCGGCTCGGTCTTGCCAAGTCCACCGTGTCCCAATATGAAAATGACATCAATGAGCCCGATTACGCCATGCTGCTGCAGCTATGCCGCCTGTTCGGCGTGTCAACGGATTATTTGCTCGGCCTGGACGGGCCCGATGCGGGCGTGCCTGTTAATGAAGCAGTCTCATCAGTAGGTGCGGGACCGAATGATGTTACAGCAGTTGATGCTGCTGCCATCAATTCGGCTGCTGGGCTTTCGGCCCGTGCTGCCGATGCGAGTGCTTCAGCGACTGGTACTGCTAGTTCTGCGAGCCTTACGAGTCCTGCGAGCCTTACGAGTCCTGCGAGCCTTACGAGTCCTGCGAGTCCTGCGAGTTCTGCGAGTTCAACGGGTCTTGCGAGTCCTGCGAGCCTTACGAGTCCTGCGAGTCCTGCGAGCCTTACGAGTCCTGCGAGTCCTGCGAGCCTTACGAGTCCTGCGAGTCCTGCGAATCCCGGCTTGCCAGCCGCGACCGCTCCTACTGACGCGCACGCCTCCTTCTCGGAAGCCAATCCTCTAATATTGGACAACCTGACGGCGGATGAACAACAATTCCTTGTTGCCAGCTTAGAAGCCTATCGGCAGGCTCAACGCTTGAAACTCTAG
- a CDS encoding triacylglycerol lipase produces the protein MCRKKKLSSATPVMDDRTALFLAAVCGQTYLLLKGTGEVRLPDEFRVIGIIHSGGASSINSQPFGFVAESPEAVLVAFRGTSSTSEWLTDFMADQIDFDLVKNGGSTHRGFTSLYKSLRPQLFELLGKTSSRKPLFLTGHSLGGAISTLAAVDLAVNSVFRSPIVYTYASPRVGNSQFAETYAKAVTRSFRLSNSNDIVTYLPPLVYQEPRTKLIYYYSHVSDLSPLDFNGGSFSGNHVLVNYFNTLAQKEPELAEAICRSPIGWCPHEQKLPGEGS, from the coding sequence GTGTGCAGAAAAAAGAAGCTCAGCAGCGCCACCCCTGTCATGGATGACCGGACGGCCTTGTTTTTGGCGGCTGTATGCGGACAAACCTATCTGCTTCTCAAAGGAACCGGGGAGGTTCGTTTGCCAGATGAATTCAGGGTAATCGGCATTATCCACTCAGGTGGAGCTTCCAGCATAAATAGTCAGCCTTTCGGCTTCGTTGCGGAGTCCCCCGAAGCGGTGCTGGTGGCCTTTCGCGGCACTAGCTCCACCTCGGAGTGGTTGACCGACTTCATGGCGGATCAGATCGACTTTGACTTGGTCAAAAATGGCGGCTCCACCCATCGCGGCTTCACTTCCCTGTACAAAAGCCTTCGCCCACAGCTGTTCGAGCTGCTCGGCAAAACATCATCACGCAAGCCCCTTTTCCTTACCGGGCATAGCTTAGGGGGAGCGATCTCCACACTGGCGGCGGTTGATTTGGCAGTGAACAGCGTTTTCCGCTCACCGATTGTCTATACGTACGCCTCCCCGCGCGTCGGCAATTCCCAGTTCGCCGAAACCTATGCTAAAGCTGTTACCCGCAGCTTTCGATTGTCGAATAGCAATGACATCGTTACGTACCTGCCTCCGCTCGTCTATCAGGAACCTCGAACTAAGCTGATCTATTACTACTCACATGTTAGCGATTTGTCCCCGCTGGATTTCAACGGCGGCAGTTTTTCTGGTAATCATGTGTTAGTCAACTACTTCAATACCCTTGCCCAAAAGGAGCCCGAATTAGCGGAGGCAATATGCCGCAGTCCGATCGGTTGGTGCCCGCATGAGCAGAAGCTTCCGGGTGAAGGCAGTTGA
- a CDS encoding Protein of unknown function (manually curated) produces MLRWAVIFLIIAIVAAIFGFGGIVGAAASIAKVLFFIFLILFVVSLITGRKTNV; encoded by the coding sequence ATGTTAAGATGGGCAGTTATTTTTCTTATAATCGCGATCGTCGCAGCAATCTTCGGCTTCGGCGGTATTGTAGGCGCAGCAGCAAGCATTGCAAAAGTCCTGTTCTTTATCTTCCTGATCCTGTTCGTAGTTTCCCTTATTACGGGCCGAAAGACGAATGTTTAA